A stretch of the Diadema setosum chromosome 16, eeDiaSeto1, whole genome shotgun sequence genome encodes the following:
- the LOC140240123 gene encoding ciliary microtubule inner protein 5-like, translating into MSSHIQYTDRATSAGYRLPASTRISSAYHKKCVPAEQRAESQRLPEPRVGAGGGAGGGLGGAAGSGRHTRADFRACNVVIEDKTWRESVGREKKGSIRWEEGWGFLKEYDQKGNRKEPTQPPENLTVYSETVPNTANQRFGHRQKTGAAKAMVDLQHRLSTTNRKKHHKELICYD; encoded by the exons ATGAGTTCTCACATTCAATACACTGACCGGGCCACTTCGGCTGGTTACCGTCTTCCCGCTTCAACTCGTATCTCTAGCGCCTACCACAAGAAGTGCGTACCGGCCGAGCAGCGAGCCGAGAGCCAGCGCCTCCCGGAGCCCCGTGTTGGAGCTGGAGGAGGAGCAGGAGGTGGACTTGGTGGTGCAGCGGGAAGTGGAAGACACACCAGGGCGGACTTCCGGGCGTGCAATGTCGTCATCGAGGACAAGACGTGGCGGGAATCCGTCGGCAGGGAGAAGAAGGGATCAATCAGATG GGAGGAAGGCTGGGGTTTCCTGAAAGAGTATGACCAAAAG GGAAACCGGAAAGAACCCACGCAACCTCCTGAAAACCTCACGGTGTACTCAGAGACAGTCCCTAACACGGCCAATCAGAGGTTCGGACATCGGCAAAAGACGGGAGCAGCGAAAGCAATGGTGGACCTACAGCACAGACTCAGCACGACGAACAGGAAAAAGCATCACAAGGAGCTAATATGCTACGACTGA